The Rothia sp. SD9660Na DNA segment CTTTTTCTGAGGCGATAGCGCTGGTGACCGCTCCCCCGGTCAGGGCGCTGATGCGCTCAACGATGCGGGCCCAGACGACGGAGCCTGCCGGAATGACGTCCACCCGACCCTCGTGCATGTAGGGCAGGGTGGCGCGGTCGGCGCTGGCCATCGCTACCATGTCGGCTGCGGTGCGGGAGATGTCCTTGATCGCGATCTCGGCCCGGTCAATTTTTTCGGGGTCGTAGGAGTCAAGACCCATCGCGTGGGCAGCCACGGTGGTGACGGTTCCGGCCACACCCACGACGCGGCGGGCAGCAGACAGATCGACAGAGGCGCTGGCGGTTGCAATGGCCCGGTCAGTATCTGCAATGACGCGGGCGACCTGGGTGACGTTAGCAGGGTCAGAGCTGATATGGCGTTCGGTCATGCGCACGCAGCCGATATCAACCGAGCGAGCTGCCACCAGGCCGTCCTTGTTTCCCAGCACGAACTCGGTGGAGCCGCCGCCCAGGTCAATCACCAGAGTCATCTCCTCGGTATTGCCCACTGACGAGACAGCCCCGGCAAAAGACAGCTCGGCCTCTTCCCGGCCGGTAATGACCTCGGGTTCTACCCCAAGAATCTCGCGGATTCCGTCGATAAAGATTTGGCGGTTGCCCGCGTCGCGGGTGGCGCTGGTGGCGGCAAAGCGCACCTGCTCTACCCCGTATTCGCGCAGCAGGTCGGCATATTCGCGGGCCGCGGCGAAGGTGCGTTCCAAGGATTCTTTGGCCAGCCAGC contains these protein-coding regions:
- a CDS encoding Ppx/GppA phosphatase family protein yields the protein MRVGAIDCGTNSIRLLIAETETTEEGFVLTDLERRMKIVRLGKGVDATGWLAKESLERTFAAAREYADLLREYGVEQVRFAATSATRDAGNRQIFIDGIREILGVEPEVITGREEAELSFAGAVSSVGNTEEMTLVIDLGGGSTEFVLGNKDGLVAARSVDIGCVRMTERHISSDPANVTQVARVIADTDRAIATASASVDLSAARRVVGVAGTVTTVAAHAMGLDSYDPEKIDRAEIAIKDISRTAADMVAMASADRATLPYMHEGRVDVIPAGSVVWARIVERISALTGGAVTSAIASEKDILDGLALSVAERASR